Proteins from one Falco naumanni isolate bFalNau1 chromosome 2, bFalNau1.pat, whole genome shotgun sequence genomic window:
- the LOC121083883 gene encoding skin secretory protein xP2-like, whose product MSPRGAARCGAGLGPPEAGGSAPAGRSVGGSVGARASPAAAGSHHVAAAAAGAAPGPAASGSLTVRPAPGHGTARPGPAGRRSRREPAAAAAAPLSHGGAHAQRRGGAPAASKPFPRRCPRMKRRRAPAGRGCASRRRRGTGAGLELGAASQTKIAGEGEEEEEEEEEKRDRKYTESGEGERENSSPFPSPTGKTGGNAPAPKHCWRPQAHRKNVPAPSETSAETEADAGLQNQTQHSGRVNTSSTNSQNCLRLVPAPKHPSAEPESWKTPINPSRASHIRQLHAGVNLGRICLSLKFFITPIRQKCYLLAKGRVTFPVGTKVFLSLLL is encoded by the exons ATGTCtccccgcggcgcggcgcggtgcggtgcggggCTGGGTCCCCCCGAGGCGGGCGGCTCTGCCCCGGCCGGCCGGTCGGTGGGTGGGTCGGTGGGTGCCCGCGCGTCCCCGGCGGCAGCGGGCTCACACCATGtcgcggcggcggcggcaggagcggcgccggggccggcagcCTCTGGCAGCCTCACGGTGCGCCCCGCGCCCgggcatggcacggcacggcccggcccggcggggcggcgctCACGCCGGGAGCCGGCAGCGGCAGCCGCGGCCCCGCTCTCGCATGGAGGGGCTCACGCCCAGCGCCGCGGCGGAGCCCCCGCCGCCTCCAAGCCCTTCCCGCGGCGCTGCCCTCGCATGAAACGGCGCCGGGCACcggcgggcaggggctgcgcgtcccggcggcggcggggcacGGGCGcggggctggagctgggtgcTGCGAGCCAGACAAAGATagccggggagggggaggaggaggaggaggaggaggaggagaaaagggatAGAAAATATACTGAGAgcggggagggagagagagaaaacagctcccccttcccttctccaacAGGAAAAACCGGCGGAAACGCGCCCGCACCAAAGCACTGCTGG AGACCCCAGGCCCACAGGAAAAACGTGCCTGCCCCATCAGAGACCTCTGCAGAAACGGAGGCAGATGCTGGCCTCCAGAACCAGACCCAACACTCAGGTCGTGTTAATACATCATCTACTAACAGCCAGAACTGTCTCAGGCTCGTTCCTGCTCCAAAGCATCCTTCAGCAGAACCTGAATCGTGGAAAACTCCCATTAACCCCTCCCGAGCTAGTCACATCAGGCAGTTGCACGCAGGTGTAAACCTTGGCAGGATTTGTCTCTCATTGAAGTTCTTTATCACACCGATACGGCAAAAATGTTACCTGCTTGCAAAAGGTCGAGTTACGTTTCCTGTGGGAACCAAGGTTTTCCTGTCTCTTCTACTTTAA